The Saprospiraceae bacterium genome includes a window with the following:
- a CDS encoding serine hydrolase yields MRDLKNIPVYIIVFRFLIFLFIFCVISCSKEPETEIVNTSPSITINDVYSLRVDEQSKIDIKVSDAENDRLTVSVSGLPASLAFDNNGYVISGKPALKDTGTYKINIVASDSKLMVEKVTYLYVYKNDLHLKNLKLNHKLLLASRSITPGLLGVTIAVVTTDKKLFAGAVGRLSSVSPENSLLPTHSFRIASVTKPMIAAIILKLADEGRLDINGPITKYVENLIPNMATMTVKHLLSHTGGVFDHLNANSFWNHPENKPGKIWTLNELINFSVSGGPVFQPGKGYAYSNTGYVILGKIIENITKMPIEDACKKLLFDPLKLQKTFYDNFSGNSNPLSDLATNNRSYEYSPTAAGPSGAVVSNSIDVAYFGKEIYGSGYLKPASLQDMITNHGVLLAGQNYGYGTRLWDLNGIKHYGHTGALMDYRAIVMYVPSKDMSIAMCTHNVHSAWFDLVNEMLLYCVSEL; encoded by the coding sequence ATGAGAGATCTGAAAAATATTCCTGTTTATATTATAGTTTTCAGGTTTCTCATTTTTTTATTTATTTTTTGTGTAATATCTTGCTCCAAAGAACCCGAAACAGAAATTGTAAATACTTCTCCATCCATCACAATTAATGATGTTTATTCATTAAGAGTAGATGAACAGTCAAAGATAGACATCAAAGTTTCAGATGCCGAAAATGATAGACTTACCGTTTCGGTATCCGGATTACCTGCTTCATTGGCTTTTGATAACAATGGTTATGTTATCTCAGGAAAACCTGCTTTGAAGGATACAGGCACGTATAAAATAAACATTGTAGCTTCAGATAGTAAGTTGATGGTAGAAAAGGTAACTTATTTATATGTCTATAAAAATGACTTACATCTTAAAAACCTAAAGCTAAATCATAAACTGCTTTTGGCATCAAGAAGTATAACTCCTGGTCTTCTCGGTGTGACTATTGCAGTCGTAACAACTGATAAAAAGCTATTTGCAGGCGCAGTCGGCCGCCTGTCTTCTGTAAGCCCTGAAAATAGTCTTCTACCGACCCACAGTTTCAGGATAGCAAGTGTCACTAAGCCAATGATCGCTGCGATAATACTGAAACTTGCTGATGAAGGTCGGTTAGATATAAATGGTCCAATCACAAAATATGTAGAAAATTTAATTCCGAATATGGCAACGATGACCGTCAAACATCTTTTGAGTCATACCGGAGGGGTTTTTGACCATCTCAATGCCAATTCTTTTTGGAACCACCCAGAAAACAAACCAGGGAAGATATGGACACTAAATGAATTAATTAATTTCAGTGTAAGCGGCGGTCCTGTATTTCAACCTGGCAAGGGATATGCTTACTCCAATACAGGATATGTCATTTTGGGCAAAATAATCGAAAACATCACAAAAATGCCAATAGAAGATGCCTGCAAAAAGCTACTCTTCGACCCATTGAAACTGCAAAAAACCTTTTATGACAATTTTAGTGGTAATAGTAATCCACTATCCGATCTGGCTACTAACAACCGTAGTTACGAATATTCTCCAACTGCTGCAGGACCATCTGGTGCAGTAGTATCAAACAGCATCGACGTTGCATATTTTGGAAAGGAAATTTATGGATCAGGATACCTGAAACCAGCTTCACTTCAGGACATGATCACCAATCATGGTGTTTTACTGGCAGGTCAAAATTACGGATATGGTACCAGACTTTGGGACTTAAACGGTATCAAACATTATGGACACACGGGAGCATTAATGGATTACAGAGCAATTGTGATGTACGTGCCTTCCAAAGATATGTCCATTGCAATGTGCACACACAATGTTCATTCAGCATGGTTTGATCTGGTAAATGAAATGTTGTTATATTGTGTATCAGAACTTTAG
- a CDS encoding acyl-CoA dehydrogenase gives MAKYMCLDTLRFLLHDVHDINELFQLEKYADYDSEAADILLDSAKAWGDQDFYPYFREMDEKPVYYKDGKVHSHPILKKIFATAGENGWIGHYFDYSDGGSQMPYMLANAANHIIESANNHIPGYLGLTSGSAHLITNYGSEDIKQKFVPKMLSGVWGGTMALTEPQAGSSLSDIVTSATPLQSGTYKIKGQKIFISGGDHEAVENFVHLTLARIDGAPSGTKGISLFVVPKFRPNDSGQLEYNDVHAVADFQKLGQRGYSTVHLAYGEKDDCLGYIVGEPNQGLKYMFQMMNGARIDVGMSATSTATAAYYASLQYAHERPQGRKILNTGKKDVTEGQTLIINHPDVRRMLLLQKAINEGSLSLLIECSKHADLAHNAEGDRKQNHHLLLELLTPVAKTYPSEMGRVAVNNGLQILGGYGFCMDFPLQQYLRDMRIMSIYEGTTGIQSLDLLGRKIPLENGKALQLLTEDIKKTISQAKNHEALSPFADILAGKMGEIQQALGYLMPYAMQGDFENYLADATIFMEMASTIIIGHQWLKMANEATKKLSENNKKFEKAFYESKIYTMKFYYKYEMPKTKAHLETLTSSEKLTITNETNNLYF, from the coding sequence ATGGCAAAATATATGTGTTTGGACACGTTGAGGTTTTTGCTTCATGATGTCCATGATATCAATGAGCTTTTTCAATTGGAAAAGTATGCAGATTATGATTCTGAAGCAGCTGACATCTTGCTGGATTCTGCAAAAGCATGGGGTGATCAGGATTTTTACCCTTACTTCAGAGAGATGGATGAGAAGCCGGTGTACTACAAAGATGGCAAAGTCCATTCGCACCCGATACTTAAAAAAATATTTGCCACAGCAGGCGAAAATGGTTGGATTGGACACTATTTTGACTACTCTGATGGTGGCTCTCAGATGCCGTACATGCTTGCCAACGCTGCAAATCACATCATAGAATCTGCCAATAATCACATACCGGGTTACCTTGGTCTCACATCCGGATCAGCTCACCTGATCACCAATTATGGCAGTGAAGACATCAAGCAAAAATTTGTGCCAAAAATGTTGTCCGGTGTATGGGGCGGAACGATGGCCTTGACTGAACCACAAGCCGGTAGTTCGCTGTCAGATATAGTTACTTCAGCCACTCCTTTACAAAGTGGAACATACAAAATCAAAGGGCAGAAGATATTTATCTCAGGAGGAGATCATGAGGCGGTAGAAAATTTTGTACACCTTACTCTGGCGCGTATTGACGGAGCACCTTCAGGTACCAAAGGAATTTCTCTTTTTGTCGTCCCGAAATTCAGACCTAATGATTCCGGCCAATTGGAGTATAATGATGTACATGCTGTTGCTGATTTTCAGAAATTGGGCCAGAGAGGGTATAGTACTGTCCACCTGGCGTATGGTGAGAAGGATGATTGTTTAGGGTACATCGTAGGTGAGCCCAACCAGGGTTTGAAATATATGTTTCAGATGATGAATGGTGCTCGTATCGATGTCGGCATGTCTGCCACATCTACAGCCACTGCGGCTTATTATGCTTCTTTGCAGTATGCTCACGAGCGTCCGCAGGGTCGTAAGATATTGAATACAGGTAAAAAAGATGTCACAGAAGGTCAGACCCTGATCATCAATCATCCGGATGTAAGGCGTATGTTGTTACTTCAGAAAGCCATCAATGAAGGATCATTGAGTCTGCTGATAGAATGCTCCAAACACGCTGATCTTGCCCATAATGCAGAAGGTGATAGAAAACAAAATCATCATTTACTCCTGGAATTATTGACACCTGTGGCAAAAACATATCCGTCAGAAATGGGAAGAGTGGCAGTAAACAATGGACTTCAAATATTGGGAGGCTATGGATTCTGTATGGATTTTCCATTACAACAATATCTCAGAGATATGCGCATCATGTCCATATATGAAGGGACTACCGGCATCCAATCCCTTGACCTTCTTGGCAGAAAGATACCTCTGGAAAATGGCAAGGCACTTCAGCTTCTGACAGAAGATATCAAAAAAACCATTTCACAGGCTAAAAATCACGAAGCCCTTTCTCCGTTTGCAGATATACTTGCAGGAAAAATGGGAGAAATACAGCAAGCATTGGGCTATCTGATGCCATATGCCATGCAAGGAGATTTTGAAAACTATCTGGCTGATGCCACCATTTTTATGGAGATGGCTTCCACGATCATAATAGGCCACCAATGGCTGAAAATGGCAAATGAGGCAACAAAAAAGCTTAGTGAAAACAATAAAAAATTTGAAAAGGCATTTTATGAAAGTAAGATTTATACTATGAAATTTTACTATAAATATGAAATGCCAAAAACAAAGGCACATCTTGAAACTTTAACATCATCAGAAAAGTTAACAATAACTAATGAGACTAATAATTTATATTTTTGA
- a CDS encoding cupin domain-containing protein produces the protein MGNEPFTFGWLIEDYIVHLHHHYDQIFAEDSSEIPPLKVGLVQAIDALNAAGDKKFVSLLHFADLEIEYYKPIKVDHQKPHQKDEVYVIASGLGSFFTQHQTVTVKAGDVLFVKAGHDHRFFNFSDDFATWVIFYGVKNQL, from the coding sequence ATGGGCAATGAACCCTTTACTTTTGGCTGGTTAATAGAAGATTATATAGTTCATCTGCATCACCACTACGATCAGATTTTTGCTGAAGATTCCAGCGAAATTCCTCCTTTGAAAGTTGGTTTGGTTCAGGCTATCGATGCTTTAAACGCTGCAGGTGATAAAAAATTTGTTTCTCTACTCCACTTTGCAGATCTCGAAATCGAATATTATAAACCCATCAAAGTGGACCATCAAAAGCCTCACCAAAAAGATGAAGTGTATGTCATTGCATCAGGGCTTGGTTCATTTTTTACACAACATCAGACCGTAACCGTCAAAGCCGGAGATGTACTCTTTGTCAAAGCCGGTCATGACCACAGATTTTTTAATTTTTCTGATGACTTTGCAACCTGGGTTATTTTTTATGGTGTTAAAAACCAATTATAA
- a CDS encoding SCP2 sterol-binding domain-containing protein: MSIESIFSAITTQAANVAPFGAKLKFVMGDDIILIDGTGDSNVVSNEDAEAGCTITMDADTFTELKSGSLNPMMAVMSGKIKIKGDMGLAMKLQALI; this comes from the coding sequence ATGAGTATTGAATCTATTTTTTCAGCTATTACCACACAAGCTGCCAATGTAGCTCCATTTGGAGCAAAGTTAAAATTTGTGATGGGTGATGATATCATTTTGATCGACGGTACCGGTGATTCCAATGTGGTAAGCAATGAAGATGCAGAAGCCGGGTGCACAATCACTATGGACGCAGATACATTTACAGAACTCAAAAGCGGATCACTAAATCCTATGATGGCTGTCATGTCAGGTAAGATAAAAATCAAGGGAGATATGGGTCTGGCTATGAAACTGCAAGCGCTGATATAA
- a CDS encoding ABC transporter ATP-binding protein, whose amino-acid sequence MSSENKKGTDWKILKRVLATAKPFSSLFNTSIILAILITPFSIAQPFIVQQIVDENIIKGKEEGMILMGVLFFVVLMANVIMKYYFIYVTAELGQSVIKDMRTKVFRHITNLRLKYFDQTPIGTSTTRTINDIEAINNVFAQGVITIVADFLTLIAVVGIMLYTSWRLTAIVFITMPFMILASYIFKEKVKVSYQKVRTQIANMNAFLQERITGMKIVQLFNAEKQEAEKLRKINYDYTSANLDSVFYYAVFFPVVELVSAVSLALMIWLGAKGYVQDKISFGALVAFPLYLNLMFRPIRFMADKFNTLQMGLVASERVFKLLDNNDFISNTGTVIPKKLEGKVAFENVSFAYNDDNYVLKDINFNINPGQTLALVGSTGSGKSTIINILNRFYEINKGNIYIDGREIREYELKALRDRIAIVLQDVFLFDGTVMENITLRDKNMSSEKVIDAAKTIGAHAFIERLPGAYDYKVSERGSNLSVGQRQLISFVRALVFDPDILILDEATSSIDTESEAVIQYAIEKLIEKRTSIIIAHRLSTIKHAHNILVLSDGRILESGTHDQLLENADGHYRELYDMQFSELIS is encoded by the coding sequence ATGAGCTCCGAAAATAAAAAAGGCACGGACTGGAAAATATTAAAAAGAGTATTGGCAACTGCAAAACCTTTCAGCTCCCTTTTTAATACTTCTATCATTCTTGCCATTCTCATCACCCCATTTTCAATAGCTCAGCCTTTCATAGTCCAGCAAATCGTAGATGAAAACATCATCAAAGGCAAAGAAGAAGGAATGATTCTGATGGGTGTTTTGTTTTTTGTAGTACTCATGGCCAATGTGATCATGAAATATTACTTCATCTACGTGACCGCCGAACTCGGCCAATCAGTCATCAAAGACATGAGGACTAAGGTATTCAGGCATATCACCAATCTGAGACTCAAATACTTTGATCAGACTCCAATAGGTACATCGACAACCCGTACTATCAATGACATTGAAGCTATCAACAACGTCTTTGCACAAGGTGTGATTACTATAGTTGCTGACTTTCTAACCCTGATCGCGGTAGTTGGTATCATGCTGTACACCAGCTGGAGACTTACAGCCATTGTATTTATCACCATGCCTTTTATGATCCTGGCAAGCTATATTTTTAAAGAAAAAGTCAAGGTATCTTATCAGAAAGTACGAACTCAGATCGCCAATATGAATGCATTCCTGCAGGAACGTATCACGGGTATGAAGATCGTCCAGCTTTTTAATGCCGAAAAACAGGAAGCAGAAAAGTTAAGAAAAATCAACTACGACTACACCAGTGCCAATCTGGACAGTGTATTTTATTATGCGGTGTTTTTCCCGGTGGTGGAGTTGGTTTCAGCTGTATCACTGGCATTGATGATATGGCTGGGAGCCAAAGGATATGTACAGGATAAAATATCATTCGGAGCTTTGGTAGCTTTTCCTTTGTATCTCAATCTGATGTTTCGACCTATCAGATTTATGGCAGATAAATTTAATACCTTGCAAATGGGACTGGTGGCATCAGAAAGAGTATTCAAATTGCTCGATAATAATGATTTTATCAGCAATACAGGTACTGTGATACCCAAAAAACTGGAAGGAAAAGTGGCATTTGAAAATGTATCTTTTGCCTATAATGATGATAACTATGTGCTCAAAGATATCAACTTCAACATCAACCCCGGACAGACACTGGCATTGGTAGGTAGTACAGGCTCCGGAAAATCGACGATCATCAATATTCTCAACAGGTTTTATGAAATCAACAAAGGAAACATCTACATCGATGGCCGGGAAATAAGAGAATATGAACTGAAAGCACTTAGGGACAGAATCGCTATTGTTTTGCAGGATGTGTTTTTGTTTGATGGTACAGTCATGGAAAATATCACATTGAGAGATAAGAACATGTCCTCAGAAAAAGTTATTGACGCAGCCAAAACCATAGGAGCGCACGCTTTTATCGAAAGACTTCCCGGCGCGTACGATTATAAAGTATCAGAAAGAGGCAGCAACCTGTCCGTTGGCCAACGCCAATTGATTTCTTTTGTGAGGGCACTGGTTTTTGATCCTGATATTTTGATCCTTGATGAAGCTACATCTTCCATTGATACTGAAAGCGAAGCTGTAATTCAGTATGCCATCGAAAAATTGATAGAAAAACGGACATCTATCATCATAGCACACAGACTGTCCACTATCAAACATGCTCATAATATCCTTGTTCTATCTGATGGTCGTATTTTGGAGAGCGGTACCCATGACCAACTGCTGGAGAATGCAGACGGGCATTATCGGGAGCTGTACGACATGCAGTTTTCAGAGTTGATATCTTGA
- the crcB gene encoding fluoride efflux transporter CrcB, producing MIAWIFVFFGGGLGSICRYYLARHFNYTGQEYIIFPYGTLIANILSCFILGFLIQKQISNHLTENFRLLLATGFCGGFSTFSTFSYEIYIYLQKDQLWQGLGYVSLSLITGVIALIAGIRLCQILF from the coding sequence ATGATAGCTTGGATATTTGTATTTTTTGGTGGTGGTTTAGGCAGCATCTGCAGATATTATTTGGCGCGCCACTTCAATTACACTGGTCAGGAGTATATCATTTTCCCATACGGTACTTTGATAGCCAATATTCTTAGTTGTTTTATTTTGGGATTTTTGATTCAAAAACAAATATCTAACCATTTGACAGAAAATTTCAGGCTACTTTTAGCCACAGGGTTTTGCGGAGGCTTCAGCACTTTTTCTACATTTTCATATGAAATCTACATATATCTGCAAAAAGATCAGTTATGGCAAGGGTTGGGATATGTCAGTTTGAGTCTGATTACAGGAGTTATTGCCCTTATTGCCGGAATAAGATTGTGTCAAATATTATTTTGA
- a CDS encoding carbohydrate binding family 9 domain-containing protein, which produces MTRLTGLLAILLLNFSLWAQPPGKEIAATRIEHNIKIDGNVDLQEWKGASVIEGFTELRPVLNDTENPLTKTTLYLAYNDLGIFVGGLCRDTRDSISAELVGRDGFGNNDFVGIIFDTYKDKLNAFEYFVTPLNEQMDAKFTQSNNNGEDFTWNSIFYSQAKITDEGWYFEMFIPFASIRFSKEEVQDWGINIVRRRRKSTEQFFWNPIDPNINGFLTQAGVWKGLKNINPPLRLQLSPYVSYYANHYPLENGKDLTSQFNGGLDVKLGLNQAFTLDATLIPDFGQVQSDRRVLNLTPFEVQFNDYRLFFTEGTDLFNKGNFFYSRRIGGLNIDHSRLSPGQEIISSPAEASLINATKVSGRTKNGLGIGVLNAITAPVHAKVLDKNTEKEIEVEVQPLINYSIAVFDQTFGNNSNVSFINTNVLRDGATPDANVSSALFNLSNKKNTYNLSGKIALSHFSGTGVEPGKKSGYSQSISFGRSSGKINWNFSHELVDRNFNSNDLGYFTNNNYMNHGLWVGTRWTKPTKVYNNFRLNFNMYASHLYAPIKAGVSTLQNAEVNINANMQTKNLWFGGGILEYSPDTYDYYEPRRFGDVFRRGSSFFGGTWWETNNARKYFVEVELLGRRFVDFYNGYSLFYSLENNYRFNSKLLVSHQISSNPRWNNIGFSHFESGSPAFARRFVTTIENELSAKYNFTNRMGLTLVARHYNSSVNNHDMFRLSEDGNLSLATELNPEKGNRNINFFNVDMVYTWQFAQGSFVNIVWKNAISSFDQNQQFTYMENIRQTFTADQNNNLSVKVIYFIDYNTIKNKKKYSEFVKMGS; this is translated from the coding sequence ATGACAAGACTGACCGGCTTATTGGCCATCTTATTACTTAATTTTTCCTTATGGGCCCAGCCTCCCGGCAAAGAAATAGCAGCTACAAGGATAGAGCACAATATAAAAATTGACGGAAATGTGGATCTGCAGGAGTGGAAAGGTGCTTCAGTGATTGAAGGATTTACAGAGCTTAGACCGGTACTCAACGATACAGAAAACCCATTGACCAAAACTACTCTTTATCTTGCTTATAATGATCTGGGTATTTTTGTCGGTGGGTTGTGCAGAGATACCAGAGATAGTATTTCCGCAGAATTGGTAGGTCGTGATGGTTTTGGAAACAATGATTTTGTCGGGATCATTTTTGATACCTATAAAGACAAACTCAATGCCTTTGAGTACTTTGTCACACCACTCAATGAACAAATGGATGCAAAATTTACCCAAAGTAACAATAATGGTGAGGATTTCACCTGGAATAGCATTTTTTATTCTCAGGCCAAAATTACAGACGAAGGGTGGTATTTTGAGATGTTTATCCCTTTTGCATCTATCAGGTTCAGCAAGGAAGAGGTCCAGGATTGGGGTATCAACATCGTGAGAAGAAGAAGAAAGTCAACCGAGCAGTTTTTCTGGAATCCTATAGATCCTAATATCAATGGTTTTTTGACGCAGGCCGGAGTCTGGAAAGGGCTAAAAAATATCAACCCTCCACTGAGATTGCAATTATCTCCTTATGTGTCATATTATGCCAATCATTATCCTTTGGAAAACGGAAAAGATCTTACATCTCAGTTTAACGGAGGCCTGGATGTAAAGCTCGGGCTCAATCAGGCTTTTACACTGGATGCTACCTTGATTCCGGATTTTGGACAAGTCCAGAGCGATCGCAGGGTGCTGAATCTGACACCTTTCGAAGTGCAGTTCAACGACTACAGGCTGTTCTTCACTGAAGGAACTGATCTTTTTAATAAGGGAAATTTTTTCTATTCACGCAGGATTGGTGGATTAAATATTGATCATTCAAGATTATCTCCCGGACAGGAAATCATCAGCTCACCTGCAGAAGCAAGTCTGATCAATGCAACCAAGGTATCAGGCAGGACAAAAAACGGACTCGGTATAGGTGTGCTTAATGCCATCACCGCACCCGTTCATGCCAAGGTGCTCGATAAAAATACTGAAAAGGAAATCGAGGTCGAAGTCCAACCATTAATCAACTATAGTATTGCTGTCTTTGATCAGACATTTGGCAACAATTCCAATGTTTCGTTTATAAATACCAATGTCCTTCGGGATGGCGCCACACCGGATGCCAATGTAAGTTCTGCTCTTTTCAACCTCAGCAACAAAAAGAATACTTACAATCTCTCGGGAAAAATAGCTTTGAGTCATTTTAGCGGAACTGGTGTGGAACCCGGAAAAAAGTCTGGTTACAGTCAATCTATATCTTTCGGGCGCTCATCAGGAAAGATCAATTGGAATTTTTCACACGAATTGGTTGACAGAAATTTCAACAGCAATGATTTGGGATATTTTACCAATAACAACTATATGAATCATGGACTTTGGGTAGGGACACGATGGACAAAACCTACCAAAGTGTACAATAATTTCAGGCTCAATTTCAATATGTATGCCAGCCACCTTTACGCTCCTATCAAAGCCGGGGTTTCGACTTTACAAAATGCTGAAGTCAATATCAATGCCAATATGCAAACAAAAAACCTGTGGTTTGGTGGAGGTATCTTAGAGTATTCTCCTGATACGTATGATTATTATGAGCCTCGCAGATTTGGTGATGTATTCAGACGAGGAAGCTCATTCTTCGGTGGCACATGGTGGGAGACAAATAATGCCAGAAAATATTTCGTTGAAGTAGAGTTGTTGGGTCGCAGATTTGTTGATTTTTATAATGGATACTCTCTTTTTTATTCGTTAGAAAACAATTACAGGTTCAATTCAAAATTGCTCGTATCACACCAAATTTCATCAAATCCGAGATGGAATAATATCGGCTTTTCACATTTTGAAAGTGGTAGTCCGGCATTTGCACGCAGATTTGTCACAACGATAGAAAACGAACTGTCAGCAAAATACAACTTTACAAACAGAATGGGACTGACCCTTGTGGCAAGACACTACAATTCATCCGTCAATAATCATGACATGTTCAGGCTATCGGAAGATGGAAATCTGAGTTTGGCTACCGAATTAAATCCGGAAAAAGGAAACAGAAACATCAATTTTTTTAATGTAGATATGGTTTATACCTGGCAGTTTGCCCAGGGAAGTTTTGTAAATATCGTATGGAAAAATGCCATTTCTTCATTTGACCAAAACCAACAGTTCACCTATATGGAAAATATTCGGCAGACCTTCACGGCAGACCAGAATAATAATCTATCAGTAAAGGTCATTTATTTTATTGACTACAATACAATAAAAAATAAAAAGAAATACAGTGAATTTGTAAAAATGGGTTCTTAA
- a CDS encoding 30S ribosomal protein S21, which yields MLIINIKDDESIDRALKRYKRKFQSVGLVKELRSRKHFVKPSVQRRNEILSAAYRLDKFGSQLD from the coding sequence ATGCTGATAATCAATATCAAAGACGACGAATCAATCGACAGAGCACTGAAAAGATACAAAAGAAAATTTCAGTCTGTAGGACTAGTAAAAGAACTCAGAAGCAGAAAACACTTCGTAAAGCCATCTGTTCAGAGAAGAAACGAAATCCTTTCTGCTGCATACAGATTAGATAAGTTCGGTTCACAACTGGATTAA
- the recA gene encoding recombinase RecA, protein MSKEKEEKLKALALTMDKLDKTYGKGTIMKLGDKQIVHVETISTGSLGLDIALGINGLPKGRIVEIYGPESSGKTTLAIHAIAECQKQGGIAAFIDAEHAFDRFYAESLGVNTEELLISQPDNGEQALEIAENLIRSGAIDIIVIDSVAALVPRSEIEGEMGDSKMGLQARLMSQALRKLTATIGRTGCCCVFINQLREKIGVMFGNPETTTGGNALKFYASIRLDIRKSGTAIKDKDGNTVGTPVKVKVVKNKLAPPFRVATFDIVFGEGISKTGEIVDLGVETDIIGKSGSWFSYEGTKIAQGREAAKQFFADNPELASEIELKIKEKYHPAQVEATDSED, encoded by the coding sequence ATGTCAAAAGAAAAGGAAGAAAAACTTAAAGCATTGGCTCTTACCATGGACAAATTGGACAAAACTTATGGTAAAGGCACAATAATGAAACTAGGCGACAAGCAGATAGTGCATGTGGAGACTATTTCCACAGGATCACTTGGTCTTGATATAGCATTAGGTATCAATGGTCTGCCCAAGGGTAGAATCGTAGAGATCTATGGTCCTGAGTCGTCCGGTAAAACCACCCTCGCCATTCATGCCATAGCTGAATGCCAAAAGCAAGGAGGAATAGCTGCATTCATTGATGCAGAGCATGCATTTGACAGATTTTATGCAGAAAGCCTTGGTGTCAATACCGAGGAATTGTTGATATCTCAACCGGATAACGGAGAGCAAGCCCTTGAAATAGCTGAAAACCTGATACGCTCCGGTGCCATAGACATCATTGTTATCGACTCTGTGGCAGCATTGGTTCCACGTAGCGAAATAGAAGGTGAGATGGGAGACTCAAAAATGGGACTCCAGGCAAGATTGATGTCTCAGGCTCTGAGAAAACTGACTGCTACTATCGGGCGCACTGGTTGTTGCTGCGTATTTATCAATCAGCTCCGCGAAAAAATAGGTGTGATGTTTGGCAATCCTGAAACCACTACAGGAGGTAATGCTTTGAAGTTTTATGCTTCTATCAGACTCGATATCAGAAAATCCGGTACGGCTATTAAAGATAAAGATGGCAACACTGTAGGTACTCCTGTAAAAGTTAAAGTGGTAAAGAATAAACTGGCACCGCCATTCAGGGTAGCAACATTTGATATCGTTTTTGGCGAAGGTATCTCCAAAACCGGGGAAATCGTGGATCTGGGTGTAGAGACAGATATCATAGGAAAGAGTGGTTCATGGTTTAGCTATGAAGGGACTAAAATTGCTCAGGGTAGAGAAGCCGCCAAACAGTTTTTTGCAGACAATCCTGAACTGGCATCAGAAATAGAGCTCAAAATTAAAGAGAAATATCACCCTGCTCAGGTCGAAGCCACCGATTCTGAAGACTAA
- a CDS encoding transposase has protein sequence MNSKVLSQALLSIDKIYLAIESTGGYENNWYNQLVSFDKRIIMFRINPLRTHHESKKNMHRNINDAISSEIIARHVSENYEELEKAKPRSLHFYTAKQMHKTIQGFIKQKTRNINQLEKVVYSCIPGLLTFSKNGMPKYMYKVLQKYPSKAKILNAKTASLAKIKGLTMEKAEAIQKAVKLDSGSGNTILTELNIKTLAQTINLFSTQIKELQSELAKHGANDLADFLVTIPGCGIESAVSLSIEIEDINRFNSAASLCCYFGVHPENHTSGDISKKPKMSKKEVVHIGVQYTW, from the coding sequence ATGAACTCAAAAGTCTTATCACAGGCACTTTTGTCTATTGATAAAATTTATTTGGCTATTGAAAGTACCGGTGGGTATGAAAACAATTGGTATAATCAATTGGTAAGTTTTGATAAGCGAATCATCATGTTCAGGATTAATCCGTTGCGGACACATCATGAGTCAAAAAAGAATATGCATCGCAATATTAATGACGCCATCAGTAGTGAAATTATAGCTAGGCATGTATCTGAAAATTATGAGGAACTAGAGAAAGCCAAGCCTAGATCCTTACATTTTTATACTGCGAAACAGATGCACAAAACTATACAAGGATTTATTAAACAAAAGACGAGAAATATCAACCAACTTGAGAAAGTAGTGTATAGTTGTATTCCTGGTCTTTTAACTTTTAGTAAAAATGGCATGCCAAAATACATGTATAAAGTACTTCAAAAGTATCCATCAAAGGCAAAGATATTAAATGCGAAAACAGCTTCATTGGCTAAAATCAAAGGGTTAACCATGGAGAAGGCTGAGGCCATCCAAAAAGCGGTGAAGCTAGATTCAGGGTCGGGTAATACGATACTTACTGAGCTAAATATTAAAACATTGGCCCAAACTATTAACTTATTCTCCACCCAGATCAAAGAACTTCAATCAGAGCTTGCTAAACACGGAGCCAACGACTTAGCGGATTTCTTAGTCACAATTCCTGGTTGCGGCATCGAGTCAGCAGTGTCATTAAGCATAGAAATAGAAGATATAAATCGATTTAACAGTGCCGCATCACTTTGTTGCTATTTTGGAGTACACCCAGAAAACCATACAAGTGGTGATATATCAAAGAAACCTAAAATGAGCAAAAAGGAAGTAGTTCATATAGGGGTACAATATACATGGTAG